The Atribacter laminatus genome contains the following window.
CTTTAATTGAAGAGAGTCTGTTTGGAATATAGACCCTGATGCTGCTTTCGCATCACCAGATAAGGATGAAAACCCAAGATTCGACATGCCATGGCATGTCGCTACAACAAAAATAAATTATGGAGGCTTGATTTATCAAGCTCACAAATGAGTTTACAGGATTGAAGTTCATGTCACGTTATGGTGCCGGTTGAGGATGAAAAATAGTGTTATCCTCTCAGCCTGAATCTCTCCCACCGAGGGGCGAGAAAAAAAAGTTCCCCTTTTAGAAAAGGGGGGAAGGGGGATTTGAGTTTTTTCCTGCTCCGTCATTGCGAGGAACATCCGAGTCTCGCAATGACGACTCAAAGTTCCTTCTCCCTTGATGGGAGGGTATGATCCGGACACATAGGTAACAGAAAGTTCCTGACACATAGGTAACACTTTGTATACTACTGGCATAAGGAGGAATGCCTTATGCCATGGACGGAGGTACACAAAGTGGATCTCAGACAAGAATTGATTTATCGTTATCTCAACAAGGAAAAGGTGACAGATTTGTGTCGAGAATATGGAATCTCTCGAAAAACCGCCTATAAGTTTATTCATCGTTTTCAAGCCTTTGGTTTGGATGGACTTAAAGATCAATCCCGACGTCCTCATCACCTGGCGGGTCAAACTGATGCCCTGACCGAGCAAATGATTCTGGATACCAAATTCAAGCATCCCAGTTGGGGAGCTAAAAAGCTCAAGCCCGCCTTGGAAAGACAGTATCCCGATATTGTCTTTCCAGCAATCAGTACCATCAGTGCCATCTTATCTCGCCATGGACTGGTGAGATCACACCCTCGTCGATTGAGAAGAAGTGTGCCAACCAGTCAACTTCGAACCAGCCATGAACCCAATGAGATCTGGTGTGTCGACTTTAAAGGACAATTTCGAACCCAAGATCGGAAATACTGTTATCCTTTAACCATCACCGATCACTATAGCCGGTATCTCCTTGCCTGTGAAGCTCTTTCCTCTCCCAGCATTCAAGAATCCCTTCCGGTCTTCAAAGAGTGCTTTTCCACATATGGTCTTCCCCAGGTGATCCGCAGTGATAACGGGAGTCCCTTTGCTTCTCTTCACTCTCCCTTTGGACTCACTCAACTCTCGGTGTGGTTAGTGAAACTCGGCATCATCTTAGAGCGCATTGATCCGGGACATCCAGAACAAAATAGCCGTCATGAACGGATGCACCGCACCTTAAAAGAAGAGGCCTGTCAAAAACCAGCCACCAATCTTTTCACCCAACAAGACCGCTTTGAAACCTTTAAAACCATCTATAACACCGTACGACCCCATGAAGCAATCAACCAAGAAACCCCAGCTTCCTGGTACCACAAAAGTGACCGGCCCTATCCAAAAACCTTAAGTGATTGTGAATATCCTCATCATACGCTCACTCGTAAAGTCGATTCCTCAGGACGGATTTCTCTTTATGGCAACCGTCTGATCAGAATCAGTAAAGTCTTTGCTGGTGAACTTCTCGGATTCAAAGACTATACTCATTCCTGGTTAGTTAGTTTCTCTACCTATGATATTGGTATAATTGATAAAAAGACCCTTACTTTTGAATCAACGGAGATTCAAGATGATTAAAAAGTGTTACCTATGTCCTTAGACTAAAGTGTAACCTATGTCCCCGTTCGTACAGAGAAGGTGAGGATGAGGGTGAAAGCCCAGAATGAGATCCTGGTTAGTTGCTATAAAAGAGTTACTTTAAAAAACATTCAAGTATTTTCAGGATAGACCCTCATGCTGCTTCGCAGCACCAGATGAGGATGAAAATACCTATCTAAATCCGTCATTGCGAGGAGCGTCTTGTGCGACGTGGCAATCTCTACCATCCACTTAGTCATTCTGAGGAGTCCGGTGTTTTTGCCGGACGACGTAAGAATCTCATCATTTAAAGTATTTATGAAGAAAAAACTTAAAAGATGAGATCCTCACGCCCTCAAAAAGCGAGGGCTCAGGATGACCGATTAAAGGCACACCCCCCTTTATCCCCCCTCAATGGGGGAATTTATAAGATGGTATTTTCAGGATAGACGGTTTCAATTATTTTTTCAAACAGCGTTTCCTAGAGGGTATGTAACTAAGACATTAAATGAGTTTCAATTTTTTCTACTCCACCTCGTAAAGTATTCATAACCGTGCAGGCTCTTTCTCCAGCTTTAATTAATCTTTCCTTTTCTTCAAGGGTCAGATTGCCAATAATATCGATATTTACATAGATTGATTGAATTCGAGAAGGAGCTGAGCCTAAATCACCTTTAATTTTTAGAATAACTTTTTCTAAAGGATAATTTTTATTTTTGGCATAGGCAAACAATGATCCAGAAAGACAACTCCCTAAAGCAGCAAGAATATATTCAGTTGGCCAATGACCGGAATCGCTATCGGCTCCGCTACTTTTAAACTTTATCTTTTCGCCCTTGATATCAGCTTCAATTTTTCCTTTTTGTGCAGAGAGTTCAATATACGCCATGGTTATCCTCCTCAATTTTGTAAATGTATGTTACCATCATTTATAGTATTCTAAAAAGTTATATAATTGCAAAACCAAAATTATTTTAATCCATTCCAAAATTAAGCAACAAATTGACACAGAATGCGATAAAAGAAGAAAGTAAAGTAAAAAAAGAAATTGGAACGAGGAGGTTTAAAATGAAGAGAAATTGGTGGTTTGTTCTCGGTTTTATGTTTATAGTTATTTTCATTTCTGGATGTGCACAAATTGAAGTGGGGATTAAGGTCGATTCCAATGCGACCATTCCGAAAGCTAGAATTTCTATTAGTACCACTGACGTTAACGTCTATAGTCAAATTAAAAAAGCTGCTGTGAATGAATATAAAAAGCTACCCGAAGACGAAAGAAGTTATGTTGAAATCCAAGCTAAAGAAGATGCCTCTCCTTATATCATTGCTTGGGTATGGTCTTTTCCTAATCAAGAGAAAGCTCAGCAATTTACCGAGCAATTTTTAGGTTCAACTGCTAAACTAAGCAAAGATCAAGACCTGGTGATTCTTGAAGCAACCTTGAATGGGGAAGAATTGGGGGATGCTTTGGACAAAATGGGTGCCGGAACGGTCAAACCATTATTGGGGAATGTTACTTTAGCATTAAAAGCTTATATGCCAGGAGAAGTCATTAGTTACGTTGATGGAAAGGTTGATCAAAATACCTGGACTTTGGAAATGAATGTTGGGAAAGTTTATAAAGAAAAGCCTACTTATGATATAGAAGTTATCTCAAGAGATAAATAATTAACGGAAAGGTCAATAATAAAAAGGGGTGGGCAACACCCCTTTTTATTATTGGTTTTTGGCGATTTGCTCTTTTAGTGTTTCAGCATAATCTTTTTGAATCAAATACCGATCTTTATACCTTTTTTCTACAACATTGTTTTTTAGTACAGTAGTTTCAACCTCGATAAATGCCTCTGAGTCTCCATTGGGGGTAATGCTTTGTATTTGATTTATAATTGATTTGTTTCCAGAAAATTCATTTTCTCCCCAAATTTCTGCGACCAGACGATCATTTTCAATATAAGTAAAAATTGCGATCCGTTGTTCTGGGAAATTAAATTTGAGATCTTTGTATCCATAGCTAACAGCTGCATCAAGCCCCGGATTAACATAAGATGTTGTCTCCGAATAACCAGAGTGAGAGCTTCTTTCGATGACCTTCGCATCACATTGAAGCAGTGCATTGTACAAGGTTGAAGAAACTTGGCATATTCCTCCTCCATAGCCAGGTACTAACTTTCCATTAACAACAACTTTGGTTTCGAGGTAACCATCCTCCTTATCGGCAGGACCGACAATTTTATTGAAGGAAAAAATTTCTCCTTTTTCTACAATATAACCGTCGATACTTTTGGCACTTTTATCTATATTAAGACGGGTATTTTCATCTTTTTCCACCAATGAAGTTTCATAGCGAGCTAGTAAATACTGAAATCCTATTGATTGAAGCAAGGTTTTGGTATCGATGGCTGGTGGTAAAACTTCATAACTTCTAATAACGATTTTATCTAAACCTTGGGAAAGACCATTTCGGATTTCATCTATAGCATTTGCTGGATGAAGACAATAGCCTGTTTTAGAACGAATTATCCGTCCATCTTTTTGTATTGCATCTTGAGGCATTGAGTTAGTTTTTTCCGCAATAAATTGAGAAGCTTCCTCAACTTTTTTTTCATCCCAAGAAAAATAGAGTGGAACATTTTGGTTTTGGTTTTTTCTGTGTAAAAGACCTTTTTTTATTTGAGACAAGTTCCATTGAATTGAAAGAGCTTTTTTGTCAATAAGGAAATTTTTGTTGAGAGCTTCAACTTGAAGTTGTTCGGTTATCCATTTCCTTTCCATGAGTTGGAGATAAGGAATAATGTCATTTTTAGCTATGTTATTAAAACTTTGATTAAGAAAAAACACGTTTTGAGGTGTAGAAGAAAAAACCCGGGGAATGAATACAATAAACAAACCCACAATCAAAGCTATCAGAACAAAAAA
Protein-coding sequences here:
- a CDS encoding IS481 family transposase, with translation MPWTEVHKVDLRQELIYRYLNKEKVTDLCREYGISRKTAYKFIHRFQAFGLDGLKDQSRRPHHLAGQTDALTEQMILDTKFKHPSWGAKKLKPALERQYPDIVFPAISTISAILSRHGLVRSHPRRLRRSVPTSQLRTSHEPNEIWCVDFKGQFRTQDRKYCYPLTITDHYSRYLLACEALSSPSIQESLPVFKECFSTYGLPQVIRSDNGSPFASLHSPFGLTQLSVWLVKLGIILERIDPGHPEQNSRHERMHRTLKEEACQKPATNLFTQQDRFETFKTIYNTVRPHEAINQETPASWYHKSDRPYPKTLSDCEYPHHTLTRKVDSSGRISLYGNRLIRISKVFAGELLGFKDYTHSWLVSFSTYDIGIIDKKTLTFESTEIQDD
- a CDS encoding OsmC family protein produces the protein MAYIELSAQKGKIEADIKGEKIKFKSSGADSDSGHWPTEYILAALGSCLSGSLFAYAKNKNYPLEKVILKIKGDLGSAPSRIQSIYVNIDIIGNLTLEEKERLIKAGERACTVMNTLRGGVEKIETHLMS
- a CDS encoding VanW family protein, encoding MIICRYYSKKKIILFFVLIALIVGLFIVFIPRVFSSTPQNVFFLNQSFNNIAKNDIIPYLQLMERKWITEQLQVEALNKNFLIDKKALSIQWNLSQIKKGLLHRKNQNQNVPLYFSWDEKKVEEASQFIAEKTNSMPQDAIQKDGRIIRSKTGYCLHPANAIDEIRNGLSQGLDKIVIRSYEVLPPAIDTKTLLQSIGFQYLLARYETSLVEKDENTRLNIDKSAKSIDGYIVEKGEIFSFNKIVGPADKEDGYLETKVVVNGKLVPGYGGGICQVSSTLYNALLQCDAKVIERSSHSGYSETTSYVNPGLDAAVSYGYKDLKFNFPEQRIAIFTYIENDRLVAEIWGENEFSGNKSIINQIQSITPNGDSEAFIEVETTVLKNNVVEKRYKDRYLIQKDYAETLKEQIAKNQ